The proteins below come from a single Cervus elaphus chromosome 4, mCerEla1.1, whole genome shotgun sequence genomic window:
- the SLC22A31 gene encoding putative solute carrier family 22 member 31, whose protein sequence is MEPEVRVLRLAGGFGRARCLLAAASWLPCVALALALGSELLLTALPAHHCGSDPARAPSTCLPLSYPESVPRAGSYDSRPCSRGWYYAQPAADLLRSPVTQRNLVCEDDWKLPLEQVDHLLGWLLGCVLLGPGCDWFGRRAVFVGSLVLATGLGAGEALVASFPTLLILRLLRGGALAGASLALYVARLELCDPPNRLAFSMGAGLFSVVGTLLLPGLALLAQDWHLLQGLSALTTGLLLLFWGFPAVFPESPCWLLATGQPARARRILWHFAKASGVDPEDSREEESSLAMELDVLCAGCPQPRHHSVLELRHTHVTWKNALILGFSSLISGGIRASFLHSLVPSDPSFYWPYFLEAGLEAAATVFLLLTADLWGRRSVLLLSTLILGLASLLLLAGAQYLPSWTVLFLSVLGLLASQAVSALSSLFSAEVFPTVIRGAGLGLVLGAGFLGQSATPLTKMHGQHGFFLQHVVFASFALLALLCILLLPESCGRALPHSLQDADRLRRSPLLRGCAHQDLLPLLPASLPGAGTQLVQEG, encoded by the exons ATGGAGCCCGAGGTGCGGGTGCTGCGCTTAGCCGGCGGCTTCGGCCGGGCCCGGTGCCTCCTGGCCGCCGCTTCGTGGCTACCGTGCGTGGCGCTGGCGTTGGCGCTGGGCTCGGAGCTCCTGCTCACCGCGCTGCCGGCGCACCACTGCGGCTCAGACCCCGCGCGCGCCCCGAGCACCTGCCTGCCGCTAAGCTACCCGGAGTCCGTGCCGCGCGCTGGCTCATACGACTCTCGGCCCTGCTCACGCGGCTGGTACTACGCGCAGCCCGCCGCCGACCTGCTGCGCAGTCCGGTCACCCAG AGGAACCTCGTGTGTGAGGATGACTGGAAGTTACCCCTGGAGCAGGTGGACCACCTCCTGGGCTGGTTGCTGGGCTGTGTCCTCCTGGGCCCGGGCTGTGACTG GTTTGGCCGCCGGGCTGTCTTTGTGGGCTCCCTGGTACTGGCCACGGGCCTGGGGGCCGGTGAGGCCCTGGTTGCCAGCTTTCCCACCCTGCTGATTCTGCGGCTGCTTCGGGGCGGGGCCTTGGCAGGGGCCTCCCTTGCCCTCTACGTGGCCC GCCTGGAGCTGTGTGACCCCCCAAACCGCCTGGCATTCTCCATGGGGGCTGGCCTCTTCTCAGTGGTGGGCACACTGCTGCTGCCTGGCCTGGCCTTGCTCGCCCAGGACTGGCACCTCTTGCAAGGACTGAGCGCCCTGACAACGGGACTGCTGCTGCTCTTTTGGGG GTTTCCAGCTGTGTTCCCCGAGTCTCCCTGCTGGCTGTTGGCCACAGGGCAGCCGGCCCGAGCCAGGAGGATCTTGTGGCACTTTGCCAAAGCCAGCGGTGTGGACCCCGAGGACAGCAGGGAGGAGGAAAGCTCCCTGGCTATGG AGCTGGACGTGCTGTGCGCGGGATGCCCCCAGCCCCGGCACCACTCGGTCCTGGAACTCCGGCACACACACGTCACCTGGAAGAATGCACTCATCCTGGGCTTCAGTTC GCTCATCAGTGGGGGCATCAGAGCCAGCTTCCTGCACAGCCTGGTCCCAAGTGATCCCAGCTTCTATTGGCCTTACTTCCTGGAGGCTGGCCTGGAGGCAGCAGCCACCGTCTTCCTGCTCCTGACAGCGGATCTCTGGGGGCGCCGCTCAGTCCTGCTACTGAGCACCTTGATCCTGGGCCTGGCATCCCTGCTGCTCCTTGCAGGGGCCCAGT ACCTGCCCAGCTGGACGGTGCTGTTCCTCTCTGTCCTGGGGCTCTTGGCCTCCCAGGCCGTGTCTGCCCTCAGCAGTCTCTTTTCAGCTGAGGTCTTCCCCACGGTGATCAG GGGGGCCGGGCTGGGCCTGGTGCTGGGAGCTGGGTTCCTGGGCCAGTCAGCCACCCCGCTCACCAAAATGCACGGCCAGCATGGCTTCTTCCTGCAACACGTGGTCTTCGCATCTTTCGCTCTCCTTGCCCTTCTGTGCATCCTGCTGCTGCCAGAGAGCTGCGGCCGCGCGCTGCCCCACTCACTGCAGGACGCTGACCGCCTGCGCCGCTCCCCGCTCCTTCGGGGCTGCGCACACCAAGACCTCCTGCCCCTGCtgccagcctccctccctggggcaGGGACACAGCTGGTCCAGGAGGGGTGA